In the genome of Aedes aegypti strain LVP_AGWG chromosome 2, AaegL5.0 Primary Assembly, whole genome shotgun sequence, the window TGTGAGAAATAGTACATTTTTAGTATAGTgagaaaaaatgtcattgtttttcattgaaatgttttggtttttcatcaaattctacgtacatttcgggaatccagGGATccccgggatgtcagaaataaaatcccgggaaacgggaaatcccgaaatttgccaaatcccgggattttttgtcccgggatgtcccgggatggacactctatcctggaccgaccgggaatcaacattatgtgatatttttgaatgattcattCACATAGTTAACTAACAGTAATCATCTTTATTGCTTCAGCCCAACAACACAAGATCTGAATCATCGTCATCTTCATTGTGGTCATTACGTTCACCATCATTGTAAGCGTACTTGTCTTCACTTTGTTCTTTACGATTCTGGTCCTCTCCGCGATGCCTTTCGACGTATTCTACTTCGAACAGCGGTGGCGGGAGATATTCACGTTTCACAATGTTCTTCGATATCATACCACTGAAGGGTGCCGCCACCTGCTGAGGAACTGCGTCATTTGATGGTAAGTTGAGTGGAGCGGCTGCCAATTGCGAGATGAGCACCAGGTTTATCAAAACCGTCTGGGAATAAGGATTCAGTTGTGATTATACTATCGAACACTAGCAGATCATATTGACttacaatttttaaatgaacttgattcatttttcaaacaaacaaactgagACGttgtaacacaaaaaaaaacagatagaTCACTGTTGATGAATTGATTACTACTGATTGATTGACCACCACTGAAGAGGTTTTTATATGGATTTCATATCTATGTTGGCATTCGTTGCCCATTCACTCCCAtggtattttttatattatatagATATagtatcgtccccttaatgcttcAAATCGAAATAAAGATTTTTAGAGTTCAATTTGTCGAAACATAAACCTAATTAAATCTCCAAGAAATTCACAGATCATAAGCGTTTGATTCAAAGTAGACAACTCAAATCAATCATATTCGCTGTGATTATCCATCACCCTGTGAAACGGTCAATGTTGAATAGTtcgaaatttggattttttggttatctagttgtagcctCAAGGGAACGATATGTGCATATCATTGGCAACAGATCGCATTCCCTTACAATCATTTACCTACCTACCTATTCTCAATAATAAAAGAATctttaaacaatatttattaGCGAGATTCCAATGAGTTCCTAACAAATTATTTGTATAAGAATGTAAAGCAGGtattaatttttgagcaaaaacagatctttttattattattttttttcaaaaatttgtcggATGTCACATCGTTTTGTTAAAACCTTCAATTGAATATGTCTCAAACAACAATCTGACCTATGTCAGATCTCACCAGAAGTATAAAACGATTTTGATATCACAGTATATCTGTTTTATAGGACTTATATGTTTATCTATAAAAATATGCTCTGGGTAGTTGAAGGGTGTGAACAACATTAGTAATCAGTGCTATACGTTTTAAGACAATTAACATCTTTATGTGGATCGTGCCCACCTTAAAAGATACATATTTACATTCAATATATCATATGTTCCATATGATACAAGAATTCAAAAGTATTGAAACTAAACCCAAACGCTGGAAGCAAAAAGTTGATAACAACTATTTACCCGTGAAAACTGCCGACTCATTCGTGTTTGATTTCAAGTTGTCCTCGGAAACGAGATTACACCTTGCGGAAGATTATGACCCTATCCTTCCAAAAATAAACTGCATGCAGTTATGAGTCATGGAGAAAATCTGCTCACATATGTGATTCATCTATAGAACTGAGATACGAAATTcgatcaaaattttgtcaagtaGTTAAATGCTTTTAAAAATCTTTCACTCTCAGaaattcaattcacattaacatacattttttaacttaaatCTCTTTAGCATTCATTTTTGTTACTGGCACTCAATTCTGGAACAAAGGAGTATCGCTTCAATCTTCTGTTTTCAGTGATAATCCCGTTCCAGATCATgtcccgaaaaccattttttgatTGCTATTCTTCCGGCATATGAataacgtgaccagcccaatgCAGCCTGCCATGATACACTTCACAATTTCAAACTCTTCGTATACTCGGTACAACTCGTGTTTCCCTCCACATTCCGACTGCCAGGCCATTCAGAGCTGCCTGGCGTCAATTATgatcaaaagttctcatttcaAAATGCTCACCAGTCATTTCAACAAAAATCCGTCAAAGTCGATCGTAAATCCTTCTACTAGCTGGATCCGATGTGATcaattcagaaattttcaaaattctgggGTTATATGGGAACTACTGGGTTAACCTTTCCTTCAACTTACAATAGTCAGGTCAGAAtagctgcgatcgataatcgatgtacttttcccgcatcatcccacaagcccatggcccccagcgccgtatgcggcagatgaaggagaagtgacgaacgaagagctggcagaagtcgttagatcattcgcgtcaaacaaggcacagggacccgatggtatcccaaaTGTTGCCTTAGAATGCGGAttcggacatgttcagaaccacgatgcaacgctgcatagatcaaggaatcttcccgaaTGTATCGAAGCGACAGAAATTAGTGCTACTACCAAAaacggggaaaccaccaggttgGCGTATAGatctatctgtctactagatacgacaggcaagttattggagaggttgatcctcaacaggctagtaccgtatacggaagtTGCAGACGGCATGTCAAAAACCAGTTCAGATTCGGagaggtaaatctactctggacgctatccagtcggccattcagacagctgaggtggcgaTCGAGCATAAAAtaagcggcatccgttactgcgtggttgtcactctggatgtgaagaatgcgttcaacagcgcaagctgggaagcgatagcccacgcacttcaccgcctcaaggtaccggtgcaagcttctagaaagctattttgatggcaggattctactgtatggcACATGGGTTCAAAAAAGTGTTCTAATTACcacgggagtacctcaaggttcaatcatgagtccgatgttatggaatgcgatgtacgatgacgtactgaggctgccccaagggctgccccttccgaggggtgttaagattgttggcttcgccgatgatatcaccctagtggtctgaatcgatggaggaagtagagttgacagcaacGCACTCTATTTCCAAAGTTGAGAAATGGATTAAGTCTAGGAAACTacgtggtggtggtcaacaaccgtcAACTGAGGTGGTgatggtcaacaaccgcaagttcgagcaacgggcgcttatctcggtaggtgattgcaccatagaatCCAagccttaggcatcttggggtaatgatcgatgacaagctcagcttcgttagccacgttgaatatgcctgtaaaagggcatctacggctatagcggcgctttcgaggatgatgtcagGATGGAGCAAACACAAGCTTCTGGCAAGCGTGgtgctatccatactaaggtatggaagaccaatctggtcaaaaacgcttagaacgagcagaaatcTAAAGCGtgctaaagcggttggaaagcacgtactggatcatgtgcttaagagtagcaagcgcataccgAACGGTATCTATAGAGGCCGTATGCATTACatccgggatgacgcccatcgggctgaTGATGagaaagatgttcaatgcttcaaccaaagtgGTACCAGAGGAGTTCGCAACGCCTTTAATGAGGCAACGCTCAgaggttggcagcaggaatgggataacttcGCTAAAGGTAGATGGACCTATCGGCtgataccaaatgtgtcagattggtataaaagaaaccatggggaagtaaacttccacctgacgcagtttctgtcaggacatggttgctatatgCAGTACCTGTATAAGTTcaggcactcagaatctcctgcgtgcttcaattgtgctggtgtggaggaaacagcggagcatgtcgtttacgattgcccccgtttcaatgttgtgagagatcgcatgcttgttacatgcggaggggacacgtcccccgacaatataatagagagaatgtaGGCGGATGCCATTGCTGAATAATTATTGCAGTTACTATGACTATCACTcgcattatgttagaattgcagcgccgaCCACGAGTTGGCTGCAGAAGATTAGCCCTACCGAGACTaatcccttgtaacattgtttaagtcggctaggagaagcagtttgtaTAAGCACAGTCACTTTGATATTAAGTCCCAGACTTCCTGGATTTGCAAATCACGCCTAAAGGGAACAAGATGAGATCTTCTGGATTACTTGGCTAAATGTCGGAAATATGGTTCCTCGGAGGAAAAGGCCATTATATTGATGACTAAGCTGAAACTTAGCTTGTGACGTatcaaatttcatgaatttgcaaaccAACACTGAGTGACACATTCAACCATAGCTCATAATTGCATGCCGCATTTTTGGAAGCGTAGGAACATAATCTTCCGCATGTTGTAATCTCATTTTCGAGGCCAGCTCTAAATCAAACAATGAGTCGGCAGTTTTCACGGATAAGTAGTTGTTATCAGCTTTTTGCTTCCAACGTTTAGTTTCAATTCTTTTGAATTCTTGTATCATCTTTTTAAAATGGAACGGCTGACTTATTGAATGTAAATATGttggtttaaggtgaaacatctcgtaATCctaagatggccggcacaatggccaaCTTGTACCCCTAcccacgttttcaaaggcactaaactagggaaatagttggcaaacatttctgatcttcttatttcaagctttctgctagtgcacaaagctaaaataaaaagtgcactgatgttggatgctttcttcgcgagatttgtgcctttgaagtttcagtgcaatcttagatgttgattccaaactgtttcaccttaagatggGCCCAATCCACACAAAGATGTTAATTGTCTTAAAATTTATAGCACTGAATACTAATGTTGGTTACACCCTTCAACTACCCAATATGTATTTTTATAGATAATGAATTGGTTGTTTTGGTCACCAGCTCAATGTTTTATTCTGgttgtaaaaaaaattcaatgttgACCGTTTTGAAAGGAAAATTTGGGCaaataaattttagaaaaataatacATAAGAATATGTTAccgaagaaaaataataataaacttcaaatatgtAACATTGcgaattttccacaaaaaaatgattttacaaGCTCTATTAAATAATTCAGCGAAGTTTCAGCTAATCCAGCTTTAGCGATCAAATCGATCGATTTACCAGTGATATATCTGTATTTTCTATGACAATGTCTAGAGAGGAAGAGGTATTGGACATTAAGATAAATCATACAAAAAACTGTTGAACTCGCGTACAATTAATGTGACGAAGGAAGGAATGGAGTTCAAAATGGTCGATTTTTGTGTGACGTAGGTATTTGATGAACGTCtcccaaaagttttttttgagaGCATTTTTATGAAGATTCCACAGATAATGGTATGCATCTGAGACGAAACTCGcaaagacggtcttctttttctgtgattgctgagttttttcttattccactttgtgtttgtACCAatccactgtgttttattttctcgatttcatgcgctttttgaatag includes:
- the LOC110675495 gene encoding uncharacterized protein LOC110675495, which codes for MNQVHLKITVLINLVLISQLAAAPLNLPSNDAVPQQVAAPFSGMISKNIVKREYLPPPLFEVEYVERHRGEDQNRKEQSEDKYAYNDGERNDHNEDDDDSDLVLLG